A genomic region of Candidatus Eisenbacteria bacterium contains the following coding sequences:
- a CDS encoding DinB family protein → MASREIELLLENLDRAYERVSWHGPNLRGSLRGLTPGAAAWRPAPGRHNAWEILVHCAYWKYVVRRRILGEKRGSFPLKGSNWFARPASPREATAAALRADLELLEAAHRSLRAAIAEFPARDLPKPVRGSRGVTHTMRIAGIAAHDLYHAGQIQLLKRLRKR, encoded by the coding sequence ATGGCTTCGCGCGAGATCGAACTGTTGCTGGAGAACCTGGACCGCGCCTACGAGCGCGTGTCGTGGCACGGGCCCAACCTGCGCGGCTCGCTGCGCGGGCTCACGCCCGGGGCGGCCGCGTGGCGTCCCGCGCCCGGCCGGCACAACGCCTGGGAGATCCTGGTGCACTGCGCCTACTGGAAGTACGTCGTGCGCCGCCGGATCCTGGGCGAGAAGCGCGGCTCCTTCCCGCTGAAGGGCTCGAACTGGTTCGCGCGTCCCGCTTCGCCGCGCGAAGCCACCGCGGCGGCGCTGAGAGCGGACCTCGAGCTGCTCGAAGCCGCGCACCGCTCCCTGCGCGCGGCCATCGCGGAGTTCCCCGCCCGCGATCTCCCGAAGCCGGTGAGGGGCAGCCGTGGGGTGACCCACACCATGCGCATCGCGGGCATCGCCGCCCACGACCTCTACCACGCCGGACAGATCCAGCTGCTCAAGCGCCTTCGGAAACGCTGA
- the pcm gene encoding protein-L-isoaspartate O-methyltransferase, with translation MVRTQLRSRDIRDERVLDAMGEVPRHEFLPPPLRYAAYQDRALPVGEDETLSQPYIVALTCQALELRAGAHVLDVGSGTGYQAAVLARMGCVVWAVELDPELAATSQARLARLGCKDIEVRAGDGTLGWGEHAPFDAVAVAAAAPDVPPALLRQMRDGGRLVAPLGDVNDQVLVKVMRTGDGYGRVHLTAVKFVPLKFPGRD, from the coding sequence ATGGTCCGGACCCAGCTGCGCTCCCGCGACATCCGCGACGAGCGGGTGCTGGACGCCATGGGCGAGGTGCCCCGCCACGAATTCCTGCCGCCGCCCCTGCGCTACGCCGCCTACCAGGACCGCGCCCTGCCGGTGGGCGAGGACGAGACCCTCTCCCAGCCCTACATCGTGGCCCTCACCTGCCAGGCGCTCGAGTTGAGAGCCGGCGCGCACGTGCTGGACGTGGGCTCCGGCACCGGTTACCAGGCCGCGGTGCTGGCGAGGATGGGCTGCGTGGTGTGGGCGGTGGAGCTTGACCCGGAACTGGCGGCCACCTCGCAGGCGCGGCTCGCGCGGCTGGGCTGCAAGGACATCGAGGTACGCGCGGGGGACGGCACGCTGGGGTGGGGCGAGCATGCCCCGTTCGACGCCGTGGCGGTGGCCGCCGCGGCACCGGACGTACCGCCCGCGCTGCTGCGCCAGATGCGCGACGGCGGCCGCCTGGTGGCCCCCCTGGGCGATGTGAACGACCAGGTGCTGGTCAAGGTGATGCGCACCGGGGACGGCTACGGCCGCGTGCACCTCACGGCCGTGAAGTTCGTGCCGCTGAAGTTCCCGGGGAGGGACTGA
- a CDS encoding tryptophanase has product MDFPAEPFRIKMIERVKRTTREERERLIREAGYNIFAIPADSIYVDLLTDSGTSAMSDQQWAGLMLGDESYAGSRNFYRFEQAVRDLTGYKHVIPTHQGRMAEHLLFASVLSPGLSVPNNIHFDTTRANVQQRGAEAVDLVGADGLNPTLEKPFKGNMDLDRLDQYLAANRARVPLVMITVTNNSGGGQPVSMENIRGAREITKRHGVPLFFDACRFAENSWFIREREAGYAGTSVRDIAKEMFSLGDGCTMSAKKDALVNIGGFLALNNDEWTEKITNHLILVEGFPTYGGLAGRDLEAIARGLEEVTDEDYLAFRIGQVRFLGELLTQAGVPIVRPTGGHAVYIDAKVFLPHVPQSEFPGQSLVVELYRQHGVRAVEVGSLMFAEKDPRTGVVKYPALELVRLAIPRRVYTTMHMKYVADAVIDLFTRREELAGLRIVHEAPVLRHFTARLEPIVPALR; this is encoded by the coding sequence ATGGATTTCCCGGCGGAGCCCTTCCGCATCAAGATGATCGAGCGCGTGAAGCGCACCACGCGCGAGGAACGCGAGCGCCTGATCCGCGAGGCGGGGTACAACATCTTCGCCATCCCGGCCGATTCCATCTACGTGGACCTGCTCACCGACAGCGGCACCTCGGCCATGAGCGACCAGCAGTGGGCGGGGCTGATGCTGGGCGACGAGTCCTACGCGGGCAGCCGCAACTTCTACCGCTTCGAGCAGGCCGTCCGGGACCTCACCGGATACAAGCACGTGATCCCCACGCACCAGGGGCGCATGGCGGAGCACCTGCTGTTCGCCTCGGTGCTCTCCCCCGGCCTGAGCGTGCCCAACAACATCCACTTCGACACCACCCGCGCCAACGTGCAGCAGCGCGGCGCCGAGGCCGTGGACCTGGTGGGCGCCGACGGGCTGAACCCCACGCTGGAGAAGCCCTTCAAGGGCAACATGGACCTGGACCGGCTGGACCAGTACCTGGCCGCCAACCGCGCCCGCGTGCCGCTGGTGATGATCACCGTCACCAACAACTCCGGCGGCGGCCAGCCGGTGTCCATGGAGAACATCCGCGGCGCCCGCGAGATCACGAAGCGGCACGGCGTGCCGCTGTTCTTCGACGCCTGCCGCTTCGCCGAGAACAGCTGGTTCATCCGCGAGCGGGAGGCCGGCTACGCCGGCACCAGCGTGCGGGACATCGCGAAGGAGATGTTCTCGCTCGGCGACGGCTGCACCATGAGCGCCAAGAAGGACGCGCTGGTGAACATCGGCGGCTTCCTGGCCCTGAACAACGACGAATGGACGGAGAAGATCACCAACCACCTGATCCTGGTGGAGGGTTTCCCGACGTACGGCGGCCTGGCGGGCCGCGACCTGGAGGCCATCGCGCGCGGGCTGGAGGAGGTGACCGACGAGGACTACCTGGCGTTCCGCATCGGCCAGGTGCGCTTCCTCGGAGAACTGCTCACGCAGGCGGGCGTGCCCATCGTGCGCCCCACCGGCGGGCACGCGGTGTACATCGACGCCAAGGTGTTCCTGCCGCACGTGCCGCAGAGCGAGTTCCCGGGCCAGTCGCTGGTCGTGGAGTTGTACCGCCAGCACGGCGTGCGCGCCGTGGAGGTGGGCAGCCTGATGTTCGCCGAGAAGGACCCCCGGACCGGCGTGGTGAAGTACCCGGCCCTGGAGCTGGTGCGGCTGGCGATCCCGCGGCGGGTCTACACCACCATGCACATGAAGTACGTGGCGGACGCGGTCATCGACCTGTTCACCCGGCGCGAGGAACTGGCCGGGCTGCGCATCGTGCACGAAGCGCCGGTGCTGCGGCACTTCACCGCGCGGCTCGAGCCCATCGTGCCGGCGCTGCGGTAA
- a CDS encoding nodulation protein NfeD gives MTRNRRVRRRFPIVLGLSFCLLAAGLLAGGGWSGPPMVQVVPLQGTVNPASAELLVTAIHQAERAQREAIIIEIDTPGGLDTAMRDMVKAILSSSVPVVAYVAPTGARSASAGVFVMAAAHVVAMSPGTNLGAAHPVGLGGAVADSVLAGKVTNDAAAYIRSLARQRGRNVEWYEDAVRRSVSATETEAMDKKLIDLVARDQADLLAKLDGRKVNVLGQDVTLHTRGAIAVKTPVSLRIKILNALSDPNIAYLLLTLGFYGILFELMHPGSILPGVMGGLALLLGFFALQTLPVNYVGVLLILFAMLLFILDVKAPTHGALTVGGVIAFVMGSIMLVRGQGSGLHVAGGMVALMTALTVVFFTWIVGAAVRSRKRPVVTGRQGMVGETGVVELACSPVGSVFVHGTYWAAEGAEELPVGTRVKVVAVKGLTLKVERA, from the coding sequence ATGACACGGAATCGCAGGGTCCGCCGCCGTTTCCCGATCGTGCTGGGGCTGTCCTTCTGCCTGCTGGCCGCCGGCCTGCTCGCCGGGGGTGGCTGGAGCGGGCCCCCGATGGTGCAGGTGGTGCCGCTGCAGGGCACCGTGAACCCGGCCTCCGCCGAGCTGCTGGTGACCGCCATCCACCAGGCCGAGCGCGCGCAGCGCGAGGCGATCATCATCGAGATCGACACTCCCGGCGGCCTCGACACCGCCATGCGCGACATGGTCAAGGCCATCCTCTCCTCCAGCGTGCCGGTGGTCGCCTACGTGGCGCCCACCGGGGCCCGCTCGGCCTCGGCCGGGGTGTTCGTGATGGCCGCGGCGCACGTGGTGGCCATGTCGCCCGGCACCAACCTGGGCGCGGCGCACCCGGTGGGCCTGGGCGGGGCGGTGGCCGACTCGGTGCTGGCCGGCAAGGTGACCAACGACGCCGCGGCCTACATCCGCTCGCTGGCCCGCCAGCGCGGGCGCAACGTGGAATGGTACGAGGACGCGGTGCGCCGCAGCGTCTCGGCCACCGAGACCGAGGCCATGGACAAGAAACTGATCGACCTGGTGGCCCGCGACCAGGCCGACCTGCTGGCCAAGCTGGACGGCCGCAAGGTGAACGTCCTGGGCCAGGACGTGACGCTCCACACCCGGGGCGCGATCGCGGTGAAGACCCCCGTCTCGCTGCGGATCAAGATCCTCAACGCCCTGTCGGACCCCAACATCGCCTACCTGTTGCTCACCCTGGGCTTCTACGGCATCCTGTTCGAGCTGATGCACCCGGGCTCCATCCTGCCGGGAGTGATGGGCGGCCTGGCGCTGCTGCTGGGCTTCTTCGCCCTGCAGACGCTGCCGGTGAACTACGTCGGCGTGCTCCTGATCCTCTTCGCCATGCTGTTGTTCATCCTCGACGTGAAGGCCCCCACCCACGGGGCGCTCACCGTGGGCGGGGTGATCGCGTTCGTGATGGGCTCGATCATGCTGGTGCGGGGCCAGGGCTCCGGGCTGCACGTGGCGGGGGGAATGGTGGCGCTGATGACGGCCCTGACGGTGGTGTTCTTCACCTGGATCGTGGGCGCGGCGGTGCGATCCCGGAAGCGGCCGGTGGTCACCGGCCGGCAGGGCATGGTGGGCGAAACCGGGGTCGTGGAACTGGCCTGCTCACCTGTCGGAAGTGTATTTGTCCATGGGACTTACTGGGCGGCTGAAGGCGCGGAGGAACTGCCGGTCGGCACCCGTGTAAAGGTGGTGGCGGTGAAGGGCTTGACCTTGAAGGTGGAAAGGGCCTAG
- a CDS encoding hydroxymethylbilane synthase → MILRLATRPRPAARARGRILAGAIRTLDPDLEIQLVDLPAHPDESFERLPEHDTGPTAEMRAALLRGDVEILVHAARDLPDDTPAGVRLAAIPRREDPRECLVSHGGLEFRELESGARIAVDSPARAWTVRAHRADLEVVRVEGPLMDRLARVERGELDGVIVAYAPMLRMGLRGRVGEILKLDAGLPAAGQAAAAVEIHAGEQDLQRLLNGIDDSAARWCVLAEREFQRAARAAGSPDAAAYGVVRDMEVRLRGRMEVEGRVVEGTEARPAQRLEGMGAALAGRLAG, encoded by the coding sequence TTGATCCTGCGCCTCGCCACCCGTCCGCGTCCCGCGGCGCGAGCGCGGGGCCGCATCCTGGCCGGGGCCATCCGAACGCTGGACCCGGACCTCGAGATCCAGCTCGTGGATCTCCCCGCCCACCCGGACGAGTCCTTCGAGAGACTCCCCGAGCACGACACCGGCCCCACCGCCGAAATGCGCGCCGCGCTCCTGCGCGGCGACGTGGAGATTCTCGTCCACGCCGCCCGCGACCTGCCCGACGACACTCCGGCCGGCGTGCGCCTGGCCGCGATCCCGCGGCGCGAGGACCCGCGCGAGTGCCTGGTGTCGCACGGCGGCCTGGAGTTCCGCGAGCTCGAGTCCGGGGCGCGGATCGCCGTGGACAGCCCCGCCCGCGCGTGGACGGTGCGCGCGCACCGCGCCGACCTGGAAGTGGTGCGCGTCGAGGGCCCGCTCATGGACCGCCTGGCGAGGGTGGAGCGGGGCGAACTGGACGGCGTGATCGTGGCCTACGCGCCGATGCTGCGGATGGGCCTGCGCGGCCGGGTGGGGGAGATCCTGAAACTGGACGCCGGCCTGCCCGCCGCCGGCCAGGCCGCCGCGGCGGTCGAGATCCACGCCGGGGAGCAGGACCTGCAGCGGCTGCTGAACGGCATCGACGACTCCGCCGCGCGCTGGTGCGTGCTGGCCGAGCGCGAGTTCCAGCGCGCCGCGCGCGCCGCCGGCTCCCCGGACGCCGCCGCCTACGGCGTGGTGCGCGACATGGAAGTCCGCCTGCGCGGGCGGATGGAAGTCGAGGGAAGGGTGGTGGAAGGCACGGAGGCTCGCCCGGCGCAGCGGCTGGAAGGGATGGGGGCGGCGCTGGCGGGCAGACTGGCGGGGTGA
- a CDS encoding ABC transporter permease — protein MKLSWARALTVARREFRVTVSRKSFILSIVGVPLYFAFVFWASAMAPLGARGRAAENFRSLGVVDSSGQFPGASREIRMSVAANPFAGDRARRAHRAEVRFYPDLTAAQSALRENEVSEVLVVPADYLERGRVRLYGHSDGFGASASERAVRAWLARGLLEGRVDSLRAERALKPAAEIASYARNRQGRFELRDDRRRIADLVIPIGLGMLLAICIMSGGQYLLQGLAEEKESRILESMLCSVSPEELLAGKLIGLGGAGLTLVAAWMGMAGVGAGAAAAVLPLHFSAGMLLAAVAYFVLGYLMFASMMAGVGAVAGSAREAQQISVMFVVSMMFPFFVLTTLLESPDSALAVGLSLFPTSAPLAMMLRMASPVSSVPAWQVGLSLALLALGAWLALRVSARIFRIGMLAYGKTPNLAEVIRWARTR, from the coding sequence ATGAAGCTGTCCTGGGCCCGCGCGCTCACCGTGGCGCGGCGCGAGTTCCGGGTCACGGTCTCGCGCAAGAGCTTCATCCTGTCCATCGTGGGCGTGCCGCTGTACTTCGCATTCGTGTTCTGGGCCTCGGCGATGGCGCCGCTTGGCGCTCGCGGCCGGGCGGCGGAGAACTTCCGCTCGCTGGGAGTGGTGGATTCCTCGGGGCAATTCCCGGGCGCGTCCCGGGAGATCCGGATGTCGGTGGCCGCAAACCCGTTCGCGGGAGACAGGGCCCGCCGCGCGCACCGCGCCGAGGTGCGCTTCTACCCCGACCTCACCGCGGCGCAATCCGCGCTGCGCGAGAACGAGGTGAGCGAGGTGCTGGTGGTGCCGGCGGACTACCTGGAGCGCGGCCGGGTGCGTCTCTACGGCCACTCCGACGGCTTCGGCGCGTCCGCCAGCGAGCGCGCGGTGCGCGCCTGGCTGGCCCGCGGGCTGCTGGAGGGCCGCGTGGACTCGCTCCGCGCGGAACGCGCGCTCAAGCCGGCGGCGGAGATCGCCAGCTACGCGCGGAACCGCCAGGGCCGCTTCGAGCTGCGCGACGACCGGCGCCGGATCGCCGACCTGGTGATCCCCATCGGGCTGGGGATGCTGCTGGCCATCTGCATCATGTCCGGCGGCCAGTACCTGCTGCAGGGCCTGGCGGAGGAGAAGGAGTCGCGCATCCTCGAGTCCATGCTGTGCTCGGTGAGCCCGGAGGAACTCCTGGCGGGCAAGCTGATCGGCCTGGGCGGCGCCGGCCTGACGCTGGTGGCCGCGTGGATGGGCATGGCCGGCGTGGGCGCCGGCGCGGCCGCCGCGGTGCTGCCGCTGCACTTCTCCGCGGGCATGTTGCTGGCGGCCGTGGCGTACTTCGTGCTCGGCTACCTGATGTTCGCCAGCATGATGGCCGGAGTGGGCGCGGTGGCCGGCAGCGCCCGCGAGGCGCAGCAGATCTCGGTGATGTTCGTGGTCTCCATGATGTTCCCGTTCTTCGTGCTGACCACGCTCCTCGAGAGCCCGGACTCGGCGCTGGCGGTGGGGCTTTCCCTGTTCCCCACCAGCGCCCCGCTGGCTATGATGCTCCGGATGGCCTCTCCCGTTTCGTCCGTTCCCGCATGGCAGGTGGGCCTCTCGCTGGCCCTACTGGCCCTGGGCGCCTGGCTGGCGCTGCGGGTGTCGGCGCGGATCTTCCGGATCGGGATGCTGGCCTACGGCAAGACCCCGAACCTGGCGGAGGTGATCCGCTGGGCGCGCACGCGTTGA
- a CDS encoding slipin family protein: MVPVSLFFFFLVIVLAVSLISSSLKVLREYERAVVFRLGRLIGEKGPGLIILIPVIDKMVKVSLRTVAMDVPPQDIITKDNVSVKVNAVIYFRVIDSNKAITDVENYLYATSQMAQTTLRSVLGQSDLDELLSARDQINQNLQLIIDRHTEPWGIKVNNVEVKNVDLPQEMQRAIARQAEAERERRAKIINAEGELQASQKLAEAAQVMGASPITLQLRFLQTLAEVASEKNSTTIFPIPIDLFTPFIKKMNAELDAPKA, from the coding sequence ATGGTTCCCGTTTCCCTGTTCTTCTTCTTCCTGGTCATCGTCCTGGCGGTGTCGCTGATCTCCAGCTCCCTCAAGGTGCTGCGGGAGTACGAGCGCGCGGTGGTCTTCCGCCTGGGCCGGCTGATCGGCGAGAAGGGCCCGGGCCTGATCATCCTGATCCCGGTCATCGACAAGATGGTCAAGGTGAGCCTCCGGACGGTCGCCATGGACGTGCCGCCGCAGGACATCATCACCAAGGACAACGTCTCGGTCAAGGTGAACGCGGTGATCTACTTCCGCGTCATCGACTCCAACAAGGCCATCACCGACGTCGAGAACTACCTGTACGCCACCTCGCAGATGGCGCAGACCACGCTGCGCAGCGTGCTGGGCCAGTCCGACCTGGACGAGCTCCTGAGCGCGCGCGACCAGATCAACCAGAACCTGCAGCTGATCATCGACCGTCACACCGAGCCGTGGGGCATCAAGGTCAACAACGTGGAAGTGAAGAACGTGGACCTGCCCCAGGAGATGCAGCGCGCCATCGCCCGCCAGGCCGAGGCCGAGCGTGAGCGGCGTGCCAAGATCATCAACGCCGAAGGCGAGCTGCAGGCCTCCCAGAAGCTGGCCGAGGCCGCGCAGGTGATGGGCGCGAGCCCGATCACCCTGCAGCTGCGATTCCTCCAGACGCTGGCAGAGGTGGCTTCGGAGAAGAACTCCACCACCATTTTCCCGATCCCCATCGACCTGTTCACGCCGTTCATCAAGAAGATGAACGCCGAGCTGGACGCGCCGAAGGCATAG
- a CDS encoding ATP-binding cassette domain-containing protein — translation MLVVREVSKVFGERAVVDRVSFEVHSGEIFALLGPNGAGKTTLMRMITDILKPDAGTITLDGAAPAGRRAGLLAYLPEERGLYRKVKSLDALAYFGELKGLAPRESRRAAQAMLERVELAGWARKPVQALSKGMQQKLQLCTALIGEPRLLVLDEPFSGLDPLNVQLFEELLAERRAAGAAVLLSTHQMNKVEQLCDRALMIHEGRTVLHGPVREIRRRFAGHAVRVRAGALPERIAGVSRTEASNGEVNLVLEPGADPQDVLRSLVEADVRVESFALASLPLEDIFVKVVREGAPAGGADGPSGHGATPLPGGTGVAP, via the coding sequence ATGCTGGTAGTCCGTGAAGTGTCGAAGGTCTTCGGCGAGCGCGCGGTGGTGGACCGGGTGAGCTTCGAGGTCCACTCGGGCGAGATCTTCGCCCTGCTGGGCCCCAACGGCGCCGGGAAGACCACGCTGATGCGCATGATCACCGACATCCTGAAGCCGGATGCCGGGACCATCACGCTGGACGGCGCCGCGCCGGCCGGGCGGCGCGCGGGCCTGCTGGCCTACCTGCCCGAGGAGCGCGGGCTGTACCGCAAGGTGAAGAGCCTGGACGCGCTGGCCTATTTCGGCGAGCTCAAGGGCCTGGCCCCGCGCGAGTCCCGCCGCGCCGCGCAGGCGATGCTGGAGCGCGTGGAGCTGGCCGGGTGGGCCCGCAAGCCGGTGCAGGCGCTCTCCAAGGGCATGCAGCAGAAACTGCAGCTGTGCACCGCGCTCATCGGCGAGCCGCGGCTGCTGGTGCTGGACGAGCCGTTCTCCGGGCTCGACCCGCTGAATGTGCAGCTCTTCGAGGAGCTGCTGGCCGAGCGCCGCGCCGCGGGCGCGGCGGTGCTGCTGTCCACGCACCAGATGAACAAGGTGGAGCAGTTGTGCGACCGGGCGCTGATGATTCACGAGGGGCGCACGGTGCTGCACGGGCCGGTGCGCGAGATCCGCCGGCGCTTCGCCGGCCACGCGGTGCGCGTGCGCGCCGGGGCGCTGCCGGAGCGCATCGCCGGGGTGAGCCGCACGGAAGCTTCCAATGGAGAAGTGAACCTGGTGCTGGAGCCGGGCGCGGATCCCCAGGACGTGCTGCGCTCGCTGGTGGAGGCCGACGTGCGCGTGGAGAGCTTCGCGCTGGCCTCGCTGCCGCTGGAGGACATCTTCGTGAAGGTGGTGCGCGAGGGTGCGCCCGCGGGCGGCGCCGACGGCCCGTCCGGGCACGGCGCGACGCCGCTCCCGGGCGGCACGGGGGTCGCGCCATGA
- a CDS encoding arylamine N-acetyltransferase, whose product MNPPQIQRYLALLETPPQPPSLPALAALVRAQLTHVPFENLSKVHRWQRTGLTGIPDLGTYLDGIDHHHFGGTCYANNYHFYSLLAALGHDVRLCGADMSRPDVHVVILARVDGREYLVDSGYGAPFLEPLPRDLDHDHVVPMGRDRYVLHPQDAAGRSRMELVRDGEPRHGYLVKPEARDIREFDAVVLDSFRPDATFLNALMMVRCHPGRTVAIRNLELLESTEGTGTARTLRDHEELVRAIEEHFGIDGGIAREVLKRLGKLRDVFE is encoded by the coding sequence ATGAACCCGCCGCAGATCCAACGCTATCTTGCCCTGCTGGAGACTCCCCCGCAGCCGCCGTCCCTGCCGGCCCTGGCCGCGCTGGTGCGCGCGCAGCTCACGCACGTGCCATTCGAGAACCTCTCCAAGGTGCACCGCTGGCAGCGCACGGGGCTCACCGGCATTCCCGACCTCGGCACGTACCTGGACGGGATCGATCACCACCACTTCGGCGGCACCTGTTACGCGAACAACTACCACTTCTACTCGTTGCTCGCGGCCCTGGGCCACGACGTCCGGCTGTGCGGCGCGGACATGAGCCGTCCCGACGTTCACGTCGTGATTCTCGCGCGGGTGGACGGCCGGGAGTACCTGGTGGATTCCGGGTATGGCGCCCCGTTCCTGGAGCCCCTGCCGCGCGATCTGGACCACGATCACGTGGTGCCGATGGGGCGCGACCGCTACGTGCTCCACCCGCAGGACGCGGCAGGCCGCTCGCGCATGGAGTTGGTGCGCGACGGAGAGCCGCGACACGGCTACCTGGTCAAGCCGGAGGCGCGGGACATCCGGGAATTCGACGCCGTGGTGCTGGATTCCTTCCGCCCCGACGCCACCTTCCTCAACGCGCTGATGATGGTCCGCTGCCATCCCGGGCGCACCGTGGCCATCCGCAATCTCGAGTTGCTGGAGTCCACAGAAGGAACGGGAACGGCGCGCACGCTGAGGGACCACGAGGAACTGGTGCGCGCGATCGAAGAGCACTTCGGGATCGATGGGGGGATCGCGCGAGAGGTGCTGAAGCGGCTGGGGAAGCTCAGGGACGTGTTCGAGTAG
- a CDS encoding DUF1579 domain-containing protein, protein MNRFTRASLACFGAALVAAALSAATVRAEEPAKPGAAPDAAAMAFPKPTPEHALLKAELGTWDADIEMAMAPGQPAEHSKGVRTCTMRGELWLVEDMASTMMGLPFQGLGVTGYDTAKGRFVCVWVDAMGTYVTNMEGSYDKASAALTFWAESPGPDGKMMKWRSVTQSPDANTRVWTAYMPTPDGKEFPGMKITYKRRKA, encoded by the coding sequence ATGAACCGATTCACCCGTGCCAGCCTGGCCTGCTTCGGGGCCGCCCTCGTGGCCGCGGCGCTGTCCGCCGCGACCGTCCGCGCCGAGGAGCCCGCCAAGCCGGGCGCCGCGCCGGATGCGGCCGCCATGGCCTTCCCGAAGCCGACCCCCGAGCACGCCCTGCTGAAGGCGGAGTTGGGCACCTGGGACGCCGACATCGAGATGGCCATGGCCCCCGGCCAGCCGGCGGAGCACAGCAAGGGAGTGCGCACCTGCACCATGCGCGGCGAGCTGTGGTTGGTGGAGGACATGGCCAGCACCATGATGGGGCTGCCCTTCCAGGGCCTCGGCGTGACCGGCTACGACACCGCGAAGGGCAGGTTCGTGTGCGTCTGGGTGGACGCCATGGGCACCTACGTGACCAACATGGAGGGCAGCTACGACAAGGCCTCCGCCGCGCTCACCTTCTGGGCGGAATCCCCCGGTCCCGACGGCAAGATGATGAAGTGGCGCAGCGTGACGCAGAGCCCGGACGCGAACACGCGCGTGTGGACCGCGTACATGCCCACCCCGGACGGCAAGGAGTTCCCGGGGATGAAGATCACCTACAAGCGCCGCAAGGCCTGA
- a CDS encoding outer membrane protein transport protein: MLTKALRAAAPPLLVLATLLGAATAHAAAFALFEQGAAAIGRGGAFAAGVDDPSALFYNPAALAGLDGTQLLLSPSLILFDDSFSGVDPYPGYGVEESTAQKAFPLPSFYLSRGITRGVTAAVGLTVPFGLQTDWTNSRTFSGRFVAWNSRIEQIDASAGLAAEVAPRFRLGASLNMTWSKILLERAVAAPLPGTDVAPEVGKVGLESGRETALGGTFGAQWVPSDRVSLGGTLRTGTSNEFVTPARFTYYPFTTGNHAADSTIAATLPHDQDATVKVRFPLMLLAGLQVKLTPELAAELDVNWTRWSAFDTITLALSRNPERSVVAPQAFHNAAAVRLGLEYRLDEYILRAGAYYDATPQPEWAMSPLISDTDRIGLTAGAGFRADSGLSADIYALLVMFRNRSTEFGNLNHFDGTYKPRAFIFGASLGKKW; the protein is encoded by the coding sequence ATGCTGACGAAAGCGTTGCGGGCCGCCGCACCCCCGCTGCTCGTCCTGGCGACACTCCTCGGCGCCGCCACCGCCCATGCGGCCGCGTTCGCCCTGTTCGAGCAGGGAGCGGCGGCCATCGGGCGCGGCGGCGCGTTCGCCGCGGGAGTGGACGACCCCAGCGCGCTGTTCTACAACCCCGCCGCGCTGGCCGGGCTCGACGGCACTCAACTCCTGCTCAGCCCCAGCCTGATCCTGTTCGACGACTCCTTCTCCGGCGTGGACCCCTACCCGGGCTACGGCGTGGAAGAGAGCACCGCCCAGAAGGCCTTCCCGCTGCCCTCGTTCTATTTGAGCCGCGGAATCACGAGAGGGGTGACCGCCGCGGTGGGCCTGACCGTGCCGTTCGGGCTGCAGACCGACTGGACCAACAGCCGCACGTTCAGCGGGCGCTTCGTCGCGTGGAACTCGCGCATCGAGCAGATTGACGCCTCCGCCGGGCTGGCCGCGGAAGTGGCGCCCCGGTTCCGCCTGGGCGCCTCGCTCAACATGACCTGGTCGAAGATCCTGCTGGAACGGGCGGTGGCCGCGCCCCTGCCGGGCACCGACGTCGCGCCCGAGGTGGGCAAGGTGGGCCTGGAGAGCGGGCGGGAGACGGCGCTGGGCGGCACGTTCGGCGCGCAGTGGGTGCCCAGCGACCGGGTCAGCCTGGGCGGCACACTGCGCACCGGCACCTCGAACGAGTTCGTCACCCCCGCGCGGTTCACCTACTACCCGTTCACCACCGGCAACCACGCCGCGGACTCCACCATCGCCGCCACGCTGCCGCATGACCAGGACGCCACCGTGAAGGTTCGCTTCCCGCTGATGCTGCTGGCCGGCCTGCAGGTGAAGCTCACGCCGGAGCTGGCGGCGGAGCTGGACGTGAACTGGACCCGCTGGAGCGCCTTCGACACCATCACCCTGGCGCTCTCCCGCAACCCGGAGCGCAGCGTGGTGGCGCCGCAGGCCTTCCACAACGCCGCCGCGGTGCGCCTGGGGCTGGAGTACCGGTTGGACGAGTACATCCTGCGCGCGGGGGCCTACTACGACGCCACGCCGCAGCCCGAGTGGGCCATGAGCCCGCTGATCTCGGATACCGACCGTATCGGCCTGACCGCCGGCGCCGGATTCCGCGCCGACAGCGGCCTCTCCGCCGACATCTACGCACTGCTGGTGATGTTCCGGAACCGCTCCACGGAGTTCGGCAACCTGAACCACTTCGACGGCACGTACAAGCCGCGCGCCTTCATCTTTGGCGCCTCGCTGGGGAAGAAGTGGTGA